In one Mucilaginibacter sp. PAMB04168 genomic region, the following are encoded:
- the pnp gene encoding polyribonucleotide nucleotidyltransferase: MSYNAIKKVIDLGDGRTIEIETGKLAKQADGSVVVKMGDTMLLATVVSSKEAKEGIDFLPLSVDYQEKYAATGRIPGGFLRREARLSDYEVLISRLVDRALRPLFPEDYHADTQVMISLISADKDIMPDALAGLAASAALSVSDIPFNGPISEVRVAKIDGQLVINPTLSQLANATLEFIVAGSEHDINMVEGEAHEIQEAELVEAIKFAHNAIKIQCLAQKELTIEVGKTEKRTYSHEHSNEDLKKAIYAATYEQVYAVASSASAKDERSAKFKEVRDAYIATLGEIDDITKSLAKKYYHDVEYDAIRNLVLDEGKRLDGRQTTQIRPIWSEVGYLPSAHGSAVFTRGETQSLTTVTLGAKDDEQMIDGAFINGYQKFLLHYNFPGFSTGEVRPNRGAGRREIGHGNLAMRSLKRVLPAEDENPYTIRIVSDILESNGSSSMATVCAGTLALMDAGIKIKEPVSGIAMGLITNEMGTKYAILSDILGDEDHLGDMDFKVTGTKNGIVACQMDLKINGLSYEVLSNALDQAKEGRLHILGEMAKTIAAPREDYKPFAPRIVTLKIDKEFIGAVIGPGGKIIQEMQRETGATINIEEKDNQGIVQIFGDNKEAIDAAVGRIRAIASKPEVGETYEGKVRSIMPFGAFVEIMPGKDGLLHISEIDHRRIETMDGVFEVGEMVTVKLLDIDKQGKLKLSRKALLPKPQRTDAPKGE; the protein is encoded by the coding sequence ATGAGTTACAATGCAATTAAAAAGGTAATCGATTTAGGTGACGGCCGCACCATTGAGATCGAAACCGGAAAACTGGCCAAACAAGCCGATGGCTCGGTAGTGGTAAAAATGGGTGATACCATGTTACTGGCTACTGTAGTTTCTTCGAAAGAAGCTAAAGAAGGCATAGATTTTCTGCCCTTATCGGTAGACTATCAGGAAAAATATGCGGCTACCGGTCGTATACCAGGTGGTTTTTTACGCCGCGAGGCCCGTTTATCAGATTATGAGGTTTTGATCTCACGTTTGGTTGACCGCGCTTTGCGTCCGTTATTCCCTGAAGATTATCACGCAGATACACAAGTGATGATCTCTTTAATATCAGCCGATAAAGATATCATGCCCGATGCTTTAGCCGGTTTGGCTGCATCAGCAGCTTTGTCTGTTTCTGATATCCCTTTTAACGGACCAATTTCAGAAGTACGTGTAGCTAAAATTGATGGTCAGCTGGTTATTAATCCAACTTTAAGCCAGTTAGCTAACGCTACTTTAGAATTCATCGTTGCCGGGTCTGAGCACGATATTAACATGGTAGAAGGTGAAGCTCACGAAATTCAGGAAGCTGAATTGGTTGAGGCCATCAAATTTGCCCACAATGCTATTAAAATCCAATGTTTAGCTCAAAAAGAGTTAACTATTGAAGTTGGCAAAACCGAGAAACGTACCTATAGCCACGAGCACAGCAACGAGGATTTGAAAAAAGCCATCTATGCTGCCACTTATGAACAGGTTTACGCAGTTGCTTCTTCGGCTTCGGCTAAAGATGAGCGTTCGGCCAAGTTTAAAGAAGTGCGCGATGCATATATTGCTACTTTAGGCGAAATTGACGACATCACCAAGTCATTAGCTAAAAAATACTACCATGATGTGGAGTATGATGCTATCCGTAACCTGGTGTTAGATGAAGGCAAGCGTTTAGATGGCCGTCAAACTACACAGATTCGTCCTATTTGGAGCGAAGTAGGTTACTTACCATCTGCACACGGTTCGGCCGTATTTACGCGCGGCGAAACGCAATCATTAACCACCGTTACCTTAGGTGCTAAGGATGATGAGCAAATGATTGATGGTGCATTTATCAATGGTTATCAAAAATTCCTGTTACACTACAATTTTCCTGGTTTTTCAACCGGTGAGGTTCGTCCTAACCGTGGTGCTGGCCGTCGCGAAATTGGTCATGGTAACCTGGCTATGCGTTCATTAAAACGCGTATTACCTGCTGAGGATGAAAACCCATACACTATCCGTATCGTATCCGATATTCTGGAATCAAACGGTTCGTCGTCAATGGCAACAGTTTGTGCCGGTACCTTGGCATTGATGGATGCAGGTATTAAAATAAAAGAACCTGTATCTGGTATAGCCATGGGCTTAATCACCAACGAAATGGGTACCAAATATGCTATCCTTTCTGACATTTTGGGTGATGAAGACCACTTAGGTGATATGGACTTTAAGGTAACCGGTACCAAAAATGGTATCGTAGCTTGCCAAATGGACTTAAAGATAAACGGTTTATCATACGAAGTATTAAGCAACGCGTTAGATCAGGCTAAAGAAGGTCGCTTACACATTTTGGGCGAGATGGCTAAAACAATTGCTGCTCCACGTGAAGATTACAAGCCGTTTGCGCCACGTATTGTTACCCTTAAAATCGACAAAGAATTTATTGGTGCAGTTATTGGGCCCGGTGGTAAAATCATCCAGGAAATGCAACGCGAGACTGGTGCTACCATCAATATTGAGGAGAAAGACAACCAAGGTATCGTACAGATATTTGGCGACAACAAAGAAGCTATTGATGCTGCTGTAGGCCGTATTCGTGCTATTGCATCAAAACCTGAGGTAGGCGAAACTTACGAAGGTAAAGTACGCTCAATTATGCCTTTTGGTGCATTTGTTGAGATCATGCCTGGTAAAGACGGCTTACTTCACATTTCTGAAATAGACCATCGCCGTATCGAAACTATGGATGGTGTGTTTGAAGTGGGTGAGATGGTAACTGTAAAATTGTTAGATATCGACAAACAAGGTAAACTTAAACTTTCGCGTAAAGCTTTGTTGCCTAAGCCACAAAGAACAGACGCTCCAAAAGGTGAATAA
- the rpe gene encoding ribulose-phosphate 3-epimerase → MNHLTAPSILAADFANLQRDIELLNNSEADWIHVDIMDGLFVPNISFGFPVVEAVHKYATKPLDVHLMITDPDRYIKAFADAGAASITVHIEATTHLHRTLQAIKELGCRAGVALNPHTPVALLEDIIADLDLVLIMSVNPGFGGQKFINNTYKKVEDIKDLSSAHNPGLFIEVDGGVNLQNAPQLVATGANVLVAGNFVFSSDDPRQTIARLKHG, encoded by the coding sequence ATGAACCATCTAACTGCCCCGTCCATTTTAGCTGCAGATTTTGCTAACCTACAGCGTGATATTGAGTTGCTCAACAATAGTGAGGCCGACTGGATACATGTTGATATTATGGATGGTTTGTTTGTGCCTAACATTTCGTTTGGTTTTCCGGTTGTAGAGGCAGTTCATAAATATGCAACCAAGCCATTAGATGTGCATTTGATGATAACCGACCCCGACAGGTATATTAAGGCATTTGCCGATGCAGGCGCTGCTAGTATAACCGTACATATCGAGGCAACCACCCATCTTCACCGCACCCTGCAAGCCATAAAAGAGTTGGGCTGCAGAGCAGGGGTGGCGCTCAATCCGCATACACCGGTTGCCTTGCTGGAAGATATCATTGCAGATTTGGACTTAGTACTAATTATGTCGGTTAATCCGGGTTTTGGCGGCCAAAAATTCATCAACAACACTTATAAGAAAGTGGAAGACATCAAAGATTTGAGCTCGGCTCACAACCCCGGTTTATTTATTGAAGTTGATGGTGGTGTAAATTTGCAAAATGCGCCACAATTGGTTGCCACAGGAGCCAATGTGCTGGTAGCCGGTAATTTCGTTTTTTCTTCTGATGATCCGCGGCAAACCATTGCCCGGCTTAAGCATGGGTAA